In Polyodon spathula isolate WHYD16114869_AA unplaced genomic scaffold, ASM1765450v1 scaffolds_76, whole genome shotgun sequence, the DNA window ataatgccAGAAAAGGTTGTGGACCTTCACATAACACAAGAccacaaaagaaataaaagaaaaacaaaggcatGTAACAATACCTTTTTTTATCATTTCGCCAAATAAATAtggaatctattttttttctttttttatggtaTTATACAGTGTTTAGTGAAAACGTGTTAATTTATATGCAtttttcgtttctttttttttttttacattgattatACTCGTTAAAAAAATAGTGGGAAACTTTACATTCTGTTCAAAATAGAggtggtgtgttttgttttttatacttaaTCGTTTTGGAACAAAGTCTTACTCGTGTGTAGCAGTGTTGAAAGCaggtatttttaaaattgtatttagcaTTACCATTAAAACATGCATGCTTTATTAAGATCTGCGAATGTCTGAAGCTACAGTATGTGTGTACCTGCGGCCAGATCTCTATGTAGGGGATCAGCATTCTGAGCCTGACCTCCACCGCATCTCTCAGAAACTCATCCGTCTTCTTGGGCCTGCCACAGAcaccatttttaatgaaaattaccACCAGGAGCAACTTCATGTTTAAACTCTATTTAGTGACCGGGATCATCATACAATATCATCTGCTCTTCCCCAAGAGTATCTttggatatgtatatatatattttttaaatctgtacaaCCCATTGCATGACAATctttacatcattattttgtatgcaatgttttttttttttttttttttttctttgtcaatcTAACCAGCTATACGGATGTACAGCCCTAGTTATAACTTTCACTGTGGCATTGCGCCTGTTGTCTTGTTACTtgcttacagtacagtaaatactttCCTTTAGTTTTAAGAAAAGCCtgagaaaacaacaacacacccGTCACAACCATTTTATCAGAAGCTGATTTCATAACGTGCTGTAAAAGAAAAGTTTGGGTCTTCTGGTTCTAGACCTGATCAACTTAGAATTGGATTCAATTTGGCACAGAAGTTCTGATTGTCCTAACAATATGAATGTTTTCTTCATGAACGGGACTCACTCTGTCTGCCCAAGTTGGACTTGCTTGTGCTGCTCAGCGAGATACTCTGACAGGTTGCTGTTACACTGCGTTATGAAGTACAGAATCAGGTCACCGGCACCGTTACTGAACATCCCTGCTGTAGCTGGAGAGAGACCCAGCGTCTGGGAGAGAACAGAGAGAGGAGACGCTACAAGTGTGGCTGTAAAACATGACCTTGCTTCTGTGAACGATGTGTAGACATCAGAATCATACAGGGCAAAGGCTGGGGTAAACTGTAGCAATATTTGTATACACATTAAGTGAAGCTACTAAGA includes these proteins:
- the LOC121308015 gene encoding ubiquinone biosynthesis protein COQ9, mitochondrial-like produces the protein MCIQILLQFTPAFALYDSDVYTSFTEARSCFTATLVASPLSVLSQTLGLSPATAGMFSNGAGDLILYFITQCNSNLSEYLAEQHKQVQLGQTEPKKTDEFLRDAVEVRLRMLIPYIEIWPQAMSILLLPHNIPESLKHLSTLVDDIWYYAGDRSSDLNWYTRRAALTGIYNTTELVMLQDSSPDFEETWRFLDNRVNDVMNMANTAKQVQSTGEAVVQGIMGAAVTLKNLTGVNQQR